In Dermacentor silvarum isolate Dsil-2018 chromosome 10, BIME_Dsil_1.4, whole genome shotgun sequence, the genomic stretch TACTCAAATTCCACATTCATGTAGAAACCGTCTTTAGTGACGAAGCCTTCATATTCAATGTCATTCCAGCTCTTCTTCTCCGTCCAGTATCCCAAGTTTGAAGCACCAGGGCGCGGCTTCTTGGCAATGGTATAACCTTCAACGAGTGCCGTAAGCCTAACATCTTTGGTCTCATCTCTGGGGTGTGGGATGGTAAACGTCACTTTCTTTGTGAAAGGCCACTGAAGGTAATCGTCCCATTCCCCATTCTGGAGGCACATCATGAACTTGACGTTCACCTCTTCACTGCCTTCACCTCCCGAAAAGAAGAACCGGCAATGCAGTCTAAATGTGTAACCGCTCAACGTGCACACCTCGCTCGATACCGTGTATTCCTTCTTAGTCTGCGTAAGCGTGTCGCGCGCGGCGAACACATTGGTGAACTTGCAAGTAGCGATGAACACGCCGGGCTTTGACGCTGCACGGAAAGGTCCTGGCGTCGGTGGTTTCGTCGATGATTGAAGCGGAACCGTCTCACGATCGACGCCGCTGGCCATTTCCTGCGCCTCGGACAGTACACGGTCAAGGCTGGCCAGTCTTTCAACTAATCCGTTGGTGTCCAATAGAAATTCATCGTCGCTTTCAAACTCTTTCGACGCCCGTTGCTGCAGGCTTTCGAGATCTTCTTTGAAGCCTCGAAATTCTTGGACGGCCCGTTGTACTCGCACGTCAATTACAGAATGGCGGGGAGCGTTGCCGTCGCAGCACTGTCGGTAGTGATCGACGGCCGCATCACGTGCGATGGATTGGTGGCACTTGGCGCACTTCACGTCCCCGCCGCCGCAATGGCGCAGGTGATCTCTCAGCTCGCACAATTTTCCAGCGAAGGTAGCGCACTTCCTGCCGCCTACCATGCACACAACGCCCAGCGTCTCAAGGTCAGACAGCTCGAAGCGATGCCGGACAAGTTGGCCTTCCGTGGAAGCTTTTCCGTCGAAGGGGCACACCATTACTCCGAGGACTTCACATCGGCAATCTTCGCACAAAACGTGACCGCAGGCCAACAGCACGGAGCTAGAAGGCACCCGGCCGCAGGTGCTGCAGACGCGAGTAGCGGACATCGGCTCCGTGAAGGCGATGCTTCTCTGCTCCAGGAAATCGCCGAATCCTGTCAGCGTGTACTCCCAAAACGCCATCGTGAGGGGCTGCTGTGTTATGGAACGTCACGAAGCTACGCTGAGGCgaagcggcgaaaaaaaaaaaaaaaagaaaatcgcaaCACACCACGGAACGCGGCGCACACTTCTGTAGCACAGACGCGGTTGCAGCAGTGTATATATGGAGCGATATCGGGTCATGAGAGAGGGCACTCTCAAGGGTGAGAAGAAGGAGGAAAGCCTTCATAGATTAAGATAGTAAACGATAACAGGGGACACTTGAGCGGTTTCGCGGCCGAGCTAATGATTCGCCGATTCCGGCAGATGGCTCTACGTGTTTCCCGACTACGAGTGGAGAGTAGGCAAGagcgagatgatgatgatgatttaatggcaacGCATTTGAAACGGGGTGatgacgaatagtcacctagcctgcttcatgtAATCAGGCATGTAATACATAGGTTTTATttaacatttttgtatacatcccCTTAATCTTTTTTCCCTTCGAAATCTACCGTGTACTTCTACCTATGaatgtaacagatccggtcgtatcaatcttttgcCTGCTTTTCTTcgaccaatactctaaacgtgtcttgcttatctcgactgctgactggttgatgcttccttccactttaaacccaagcgcttctgggaggtaCACCTTACCCACGGTTGCCACTGGGTGAATCTCTTGGTATTCCAGTAGAATGAGCTGAGTGTACTCCGGATTTTTtctgcagcatacgcatgcctcatctagttccgaatatttcctacggcatgtttttgtccttaggcaaccggctcgagcctcataTAGCAAGGTGCTGCTCTCTGTGTAATCGTACGGAttctcccttctaatttctttcttcccaatCTTGTAAATGTTCATGGTTCTTTCTCCATCCAAGAACGCTtcacagttgaggaaaaattaCTCTGGATAATTCGTCTTCGCGCTGCAATCGGCTAGGCTACTggctagctcagatggtagagcgaccgccccgtaAAGGTGTTGATGCCGGGTTCGGATCCCGGACCAGGGCGAATTTTTCCTCAGCTGtgaagcgttctttctgagaaacccgtatgggtttcctttgttgcTTCGTGCTAAATTCGAGTGGATGGCAATTTTTCCCTTTCAATACCCATAGTTTTACACCGTTTTACTCCCAGCATGAATGCTTGGGGATTTAACGTTGTAGCAAGCTGGCAACGCTTTACATGCCCCAACTGTATGAACGCATACCGCTGATAATAAACGTCACTGGCTGCCGAGACACTGACGCACGTGTGCAATCACtctgatacatggtgtcagaagtgcccGGCCCGCGTCGACGCCCACTACGAGAGCATTGACAGAGCTTCCGCGGCTTCCGTCACCGGAGCCGCTGAGACTGGGCGACAATGTTCCCGACAACTGGCTCAAGTCCAAGCAGCGGATACAGCTTTACTTTTCCGTTACCGAGCCACAGGAACCGCAGAAGCCACGCGGCAAGGCGCAGAAAGCAGCTATTTTTCTTCAACTCGCCGGGCAGGAAGCCATCGATGTATTCAACATCTTGAACTTCAGCGAACAGGACAAAGTTGACTACGACTAGCTGGTGGCTTTCGAAGCCTACTGCCTGCCGCAAAGCAACGAGACGTATGAGAGGTTACGTGCTTCGCAGCAGAGTGCAAGCGGATGCCGAGCCCTTCGAGCAAATCTACAGGGACCTACAGTTGAAGGTTAGGAGCTGCAATTTTGGCACACCACGAGACTCGATATTGCGGGACCAGATAGTTTTCTGAACAGCAAGCAAAAACCTGCGAGAAAAGCTGTTAGCCAAGAAAGACTTAACCCTTCAGGCGGCCATAGAGGGAGCAAACGCAGAGCAAGTTGCACTTGTACGTAGTAGAATATGGGGCGAGGAAAAAAGTATTGCTGCGGTAAATCACGTCAAGGACAAACACCAGGACAGATGCCAAGGAAAAAGCAGATGCAGCTTTTGCGACAGAGTGCACAAGGCTAGACAGTGCCCAGCTTTTGGTAAAACGTGTGCCAAATGCAACAAGCCAAACCATTTCGCTGTGTGTTGCAGAACGAAACCGCCATGGGTAGACAACGTAGCATAGCGAAGCGACGTAACGCAGGACAGCGATAGTGATTTCGGCGTGCTAGAAATTTTCGCTGCCTGCAGCAGAAGCATTGATAAGTCAAAGCGGGACTGGCTTGTCAATACTCGCATCCTTGGCCATGACATAAAGATGAAAGTTGATACGGGTGCTCAGGCGATTCCACTCTGCATATTCGAGACGTTAAATGCCCGACAGCGTCCACTACAAACAAAGGCCATTCTTCACAGTTACGAAGGAAACGAAATTAAGCACGTAGGAAAGGTCCGCCTCTTTGTTCAGCTAGGATCCCAGAGTCACCCTGTCGATTTCTTAGTcgtgaaaaaaagaagacaggccATACTGGGGCTTGAAACGAGTGAGCAGTTTGGCTTGGTGAACATTTATCAAGTTCCTGACGTAAAAGGTGAAAGCGAAATCTCTAAGCGCATACAACTCGAGTTTCAACGGGAGTACAGAGTCACCTTAAACGACAACGCCCGTGCAGTAGCAGAACCGGCAAGGCGTGTTCCCCTCGCACTGCGGCCCCAACTCAAGGAAGAACTGGGCCGCTTGGAAGCAGCTGCCATCATCACGAAAGCTCGAGAACCATCTGACTGGGTGAGCCCATCGGTAGTTGTCCGCAAAAAGAACGGAAAGTTGCGTATTTGCATGGATCCCAGAAACTTGAATGAAGCGATAAAGTGATCGCATTTCTAACTGCCCcgcagggaagagattgagagTGAGCTTGCGGGCGCGAAGTATTTCAATAAACTGGATGCAAATAGTGGCTTTTATGAAATCCTGCTAGACGCAGAAATTTCGCGAATCTGCCCGTTCAGCAGCCCTTTCTGGCGTTACCGGTTTTTACGGCTACCACTTGGGATTGTTCCGGCTCCGGAAGTGCTTCAGAGGACGATGACAGAAATATTCGACAGTTTGCCCGGCGTACGTGTTTACGTGGATGATATTATTGTCTGCGGAGCCACGTTGGAAGAGCATAACAAAAGGCTCTATAACACTTTGAGTGCTGTTCGCGCCGCTGGTGTAACGCTTAACTGGGATAAGTGCATGCTTGCAACGTCACAAATTGACTTCATGGGTGACAAAATCAGAGCTGCTGGGATCGAACCAAACGATAAACTAGTGAAATGCATCGCGAAGTGCCCGGCACCGTCAAACAAAAAAGACCTGCAGAGACTCTTGGGTGCTGTGAACTACTTTTCCCAAGCACCTGCCAAACCTGGCCAAGCGAACTATTGCACTTCGTGCCTTGCTGCGAGAAGGTGCCATATTGGAATGGACAGCAGCGGACGACAGAGAATGGGCCCTTTTGTTCGAAATGCTTACACAAGCCCCTGTCCTTGCAATATATGAAGCTCCACTCCCTACAAAGCTATCCGTGGATGCATCGGCCTTCGCTATAGGAGCTGCCCTTTTTCAAAGACATGGCGACGAATGGCGTCCGGTAGGCTATGCGTCCAACATGTTAACAGACACGGAGCGCAGGTACGCGCAGGTGGAGGAGGAGGCCCAGAGTATTGTGTTTGGTTCCGAAAAGTTCAGCGAATTTGTTGTGGGCAGACAAATAAACATCGAAAGTGACCACGGTTTCTTGATAGCAATTTCTAAAGGGCTCTGTGATATACCGCCAAGACTACAAAGACTTTTCTTGCGTATGTTAAAGTATGACTATCAATTACAGCACGTTTCACGGCTAGGGCATGTCCGCGAACAAAATAtatcatcgtcagcattggctATAGAGCGTAGTCGTCGTCTTATACAGCTCGTTTGCGCCCcacggcgcaaccgcgcgaacgcgctcatgccactgctcgcacgttgGTCGACGTCGTGTTCCACAACCTGCTCCGTTCCACAGCTGGTCGAACGTATTTCACCGTACAGCACACGCGCGCATGCGTGCATTGTCATACGTTCAAGCAGACGAATTTGCGGTCTCATTTTAGCTCCGCCTTCGTCATGGGACGGCCGCGAGTGGTTCGTACGCCAGAAGAACAGTGATTTTACGAGTAACGACGCCGAGAGCGGCGGCGTGAATGTGACCGTCCCGAGAAGAACGCATGCCCGCGACGCGGCGCGCAGGAGACAGCGCAGTGCCGACGACGCTGGCGGCAACGCAGGCGCGCGAGGGGTCGACGGTGCCTACGCGAGCTTCAAGAGAGACTTTCTCGACCGTAACTTCGGATCGAGTTGTACAGTTTGCGATCGGCTGAGGTTCGACAACCACCTGTCCGAAATCAACGGGATACGGTCGGAAGAGCGACGGAACAAGGCGTAGGACGTGTTGACTCGGTGCTTTCCCGGCGAGGAGGACGTTGCGATGTTTGGAATGTTTAGTAGGTAGTATTATTTCTTTTGAAAACATTGACGTCAaacccggatacatcgaaccaacatacaacgaattattgtgtatatgaaACAGCTGTGAAATGCCCTTGAAAATGTCCGtacaatttttttgttttatatatcCAATTACCTATATACCGAACTTttctaacgcgacagcgttaagggccccgtgtcgctgaaaatccggcgtcggcaaccggcgctCGATGTCGGCGcgtggcggaggaggaggaggaaactttattttgttaatttgcttagtgaggggtggctaccaggtggtgccttacagccacctcctcagctcttttgatggcccgaagttgaacctccaggttcgggttcatgagtatcgcttcccacgcttcaggcgagggagcggccaggagatctggtggggggagatctctgcagtcccagagaatatgatttaaggtaggctatggacccacataatgagcagtgtgggtctgtcaagtcagggtaaaagtgtgtgtatatttgtgggctgggaaaggaattgcgtttggagtcggcgccaggtgacttcttgtcccttggtgagcttgggatgaggtgggggttttgtccgtcttgcgaggcggtagtattgggcaatttcgtggtatgtggtcagtggctcgctgaccaggtcccctgggtcggagacgggacccaccgctcggctgacgaatccgcgagcacactggtgggccgcctcgttccccgggttccctgcgtgagccgggacccatatcaattcaattggggtgggttcttcttcactatcttgttgtttaggggagagtaggggatgcagtagtcgtagtgtggctggggccacgattccacgtgcaaagttggatatggcggtctttgagtcgctgattatggttgtaaatccggctgctgcagcgagggcaatggccgcctcatctgcctccgccgagttgagggcacgcaCAGAACAGGCCGTCCGTATTGGTGTTGGTCAGGGAGTAAATTGGTTGTTGCTATTGTTGTTGATTATCTTGGGGAGGCTAATTACGCTAattgcgtacgtgttatgtggcaaggaatattgagcagcgtcaacgtatgctgcttcggagttggacccgtgggttttgtgcagggcttgagctcttgcttttcgtctgccgtcgtgatgacctgccagtatgttctttggcagtggcttgatgatgaacctctttctgatgttggggggaacggtggcaggatcgttgtgcgttggagacactctgtgcccgatgcggtcTAGAAGCGTCTAgaccgcatcgggcacagagtgtctagaagcatagacgaagccacggtaaccagagagagagagagagagagagcgggcgccgagacaccttctcaccccgcgagtcgagagagattactacagcgtgagcgtgcgccaacaggatgagtcatcacgcccccccccccccctcgatgatactccgacggcggcggtcgaagatgcgagaattaactagaagattcccagctttggccatgctacgtgatcacgactccgatagcaAGGTTCGAGAACGCCCGTAAAAGCTATAAATACGCCCTGCGGGAATCAGAAGGTGGAtcagaccgctccggtaaagTGATGTAACGTGGatactgaccgtctgcggaagaaggggattccccggcaagcaagtcgacgagttcatcgagcgtctgcatttccagaaCAAggtccttcttcgagatttgccccgagctacgccgagatcgtctgactcaaaaccagcacgggtgaatacaaTTGGACactgtgttcctattcattttgtactttacgtgttggactcttagtgcttgtcgttaattattttcctgtgttttgtcaATACCCATCTAAATTGTATTGTGATATGTCTAGCCTAAGtacgcacgtgtgtgtgtaactgccttgtgtgaagaatatattttgttgtgctttgacaactctgggctctgactcgctTTGGACAgtaaccggcgttcgctggcgcaccagagggctcATTACTagttgtccttgctttcgtgggattattttcagaAGATCGTAAGTCGGTTTTGGAATTAggtccggcgttggcgcctctTTCACGGGGTGTGTGTGACAGCAAAGCTCTGACTGGTGTGGTAGATGTTCTGTTGCCAGACTGCCTGCCAAATTTGACTTGTTAAAACACCGTCAATTATAGCGACCGCATTCCCGC encodes the following:
- the LOC119431494 gene encoding uncharacterized protein LOC119431494, translating into MAFWEYTLTGFGDFLEQRSIAFTEPMSATRVCSTCGRVPSSSVLLACGHVLCEDCRCEVLGVMVCPFDGKASTEGQLVRHRFELSDLETLGVVCMVGGRKCATFAGKLCELRDHLRHCGGGDVKCAKCHQSIARDAAVDHYRQCCDGNAPRHSVIDVRVQRAVQEFRGFKEDLESLQQRASKEFESDDEFLLDTNGLVERLASLDRVLSEAQEMASGVDRETVPLQSSTKPPTPGPFRAASKPGVFIATCKFTNVFAARDTLTQTKKEYTVSSEVCTLSGYTFRLHCRFFFSGGEGSEEVNVKFMMCLQNGEWDDYLQWPFTKKVTFTIPHPRDETKDVRLTALVEGYTIAKKPRPGASNLGYWTEKKSWNDIEYEGFVTKDGFYMNVEFE